From Rhodococcus sp. B7740, one genomic window encodes:
- the hisH gene encoding imidazole glycerol phosphate synthase subunit HisH, with protein MTSVVLLDYGSGNLHSAKRALARVGADVTVTSDFDEALNAEALVVPGVGAFAACMEGLLAVKGERIIGRRLAGGRPVLGICVGMQILFDRGVEFGVEADGCGEWPGTVERLQAEVLPHMGWNTVEAPEKSVLFDGIDPQTRFYFVHSYAAQQWELEPSDTIAAPLLTWADHGGRFLAAVENGALSATQFHPEKSGDAGAALLENWVRSV; from the coding sequence ATGACTTCTGTGGTGTTGCTCGATTACGGCTCGGGCAATCTGCACTCGGCGAAGCGGGCTCTCGCCCGAGTCGGTGCCGATGTGACCGTGACCTCGGACTTCGACGAGGCACTGAATGCAGAAGCGCTGGTCGTTCCCGGTGTCGGTGCATTCGCCGCCTGCATGGAAGGGCTGCTGGCGGTGAAAGGCGAGCGCATCATCGGGCGACGCCTGGCGGGCGGACGCCCCGTCCTCGGCATCTGTGTCGGAATGCAGATCCTCTTCGACCGCGGGGTCGAGTTCGGGGTCGAGGCCGACGGGTGCGGGGAGTGGCCGGGAACGGTCGAGCGCTTGCAGGCCGAGGTGCTGCCCCACATGGGATGGAACACCGTCGAGGCACCGGAGAAGAGCGTGCTGTTCGACGGCATCGATCCCCAGACCCGGTTCTACTTCGTGCACTCCTACGCCGCGCAGCAGTGGGAGCTCGAACCCAGCGACACCATCGCTGCCCCGTTGCTCACCTGGGCCGATCACGGCGGCCGGTTCCTCGCCGCGGTCGAGAACGGCGCTCTCTCGGCCACCCAGTTCCACCCGGAGAAGTCCGGCGACGCCGGGGCCGCGCTGCTCGAGAACTGGGTCCGATCGGTGTGA
- the hisI gene encoding phosphoribosyl-AMP cyclohydrolase, with amino-acid sequence MTLDPSLSARLKRNEAGLFSAVVQERSTGQVLMVAWMDDEALARTLETRKGTYYSRSRQQYWVKGETSGHTQYVHEVRLDCDGDTVLLVVDQVGAACHTGTHTCFDADVLLGPDPQA; translated from the coding sequence ATGACACTCGACCCGAGTCTGTCCGCGCGGCTCAAGCGCAACGAGGCCGGACTGTTCAGCGCCGTCGTGCAGGAACGGTCGACCGGTCAGGTACTCATGGTGGCCTGGATGGACGACGAGGCGCTGGCACGAACCCTCGAAACCCGCAAGGGCACTTACTATTCCAGGTCCAGGCAGCAGTACTGGGTCAAGGGTGAGACGTCGGGCCACACGCAGTACGTGCACGAGGTTCGACTCGACTGCGACGGTGACACCGTGCTCCTGGTCGTCGACCAGGTCGGCGCGGCGTGCCACACCGGCACGCACACCTGCTTCGATGCCGACGTCCTGTTGGGCCCCGACCCTCAGGCGTGA
- the trpB gene encoding tryptophan synthase subunit beta: MPQSSIGLTDRSAHEPDVGGHFGVYGGRFVPEALMGVIEEVTAEYEKVRSDNEFLGELDRLQRDYTGRPSPVFEATRLSEHAGGARILLKREDLNHTGSHKINNVLGQVLLAKRMGKTRIIAETGAGQHGVATATACALLGLECVVYMGEVDTERQALNVARMRLLGSSVVAVKSGSRTLKDAINEALRDWVTNADNTYYCFGTVAGPHPFPVMVRDFQRIIGLEARQQVLASTGRLPDAIAACVGGGSNAIGIFHAFIDDADVRLIGFEAAGDGVETGRHAATISGGTPGALHGAYSYLLQDEDGQTVESHSISAGLDYPGVGPEHSYLHDIGRAEYRGITDTEAMNAFKLLCRTEGIIPAIESSHAIAGALTLGKELGKDAIILVNLSGRGDKDVDTAAEWFGLIDGDGEANVDDEAGIKP; encoded by the coding sequence CTGCCGCAGAGCAGCATCGGCCTCACCGATCGCAGCGCGCACGAGCCCGATGTGGGCGGCCATTTCGGTGTCTACGGCGGCAGATTCGTGCCCGAGGCACTGATGGGCGTGATCGAGGAAGTCACCGCCGAGTACGAGAAGGTGCGCAGCGACAACGAGTTCCTCGGTGAACTCGACCGACTGCAGCGCGATTACACCGGTCGCCCCTCGCCGGTCTTCGAGGCGACGCGGTTGTCCGAGCACGCAGGCGGCGCTCGGATTCTCCTCAAGCGAGAAGACCTCAACCACACCGGTTCTCACAAGATCAACAACGTGCTCGGACAGGTGCTCCTGGCCAAGCGTATGGGCAAGACACGGATCATCGCCGAGACCGGCGCGGGCCAGCACGGAGTGGCCACCGCCACGGCGTGCGCGCTCCTCGGGCTCGAGTGTGTCGTGTACATGGGCGAGGTCGACACCGAACGGCAGGCCCTCAACGTCGCCCGGATGCGTCTGCTCGGATCCAGTGTCGTGGCCGTGAAGTCCGGATCGCGCACCCTCAAGGACGCCATCAACGAGGCGCTGCGCGACTGGGTCACGAACGCGGACAACACGTACTACTGCTTCGGCACCGTCGCCGGGCCACACCCCTTCCCGGTCATGGTGCGCGATTTCCAGCGCATCATCGGTCTCGAAGCGCGGCAGCAGGTGCTCGCGTCCACGGGTCGGCTGCCCGACGCCATCGCCGCCTGCGTCGGCGGTGGCTCCAACGCAATCGGCATCTTCCACGCCTTCATCGACGACGCCGATGTTCGGCTGATCGGCTTCGAGGCGGCGGGTGACGGTGTCGAGACCGGCCGCCACGCTGCGACGATCAGTGGTGGAACTCCGGGAGCCCTGCACGGTGCGTACTCCTACCTGCTGCAGGACGAGGACGGTCAGACCGTCGAATCTCATTCCATCTCAGCGGGATTGGACTACCCGGGCGTCGGTCCCGAGCACTCGTACCTGCACGACATCGGTCGGGCCGAGTACCGCGGCATCACCGATACCGAAGCCATGAACGCCTTCAAGCTGCTGTGCCGCACCGAAGGCATCATCCCGGCCATCGAGTCCTCGCACGCCATCGCAGGCGCGCTCACCCTCGGCAAGGAGTTGGGCAAGGACGCGATCATCCTGGTCAACCTCTCCGGCCGCGGCGACAAGGACGTCGACACCGCAGCCGAATGGTTCGGTCTGATCGACGGAGACGGCGAAGCGAACGTGGACGACGAAGCAGGTATCAAGCCATGA
- a CDS encoding anthranilate synthase component I, with amino-acid sequence MHGETTTDPSPTPDTENSDSTTSREVFRHLAAEHRVVPVTRKVLADSETPLSAYRKLGADRPGTFLLESAQNGSSWSRWSFIGAGSPASLTVIDGEAAWRGNVPAGVPSGGDPLEVLARTLELLHSERLPGLPPLTGGMVGYLGYDSVRRIEKLPEHAQDDLGVPELVMLLATDLAAVDHHEGAITLIANAVNWNGTDEHVDEAYDDAVRRLDRMCADLSKPAASTVSTVSRPKPQFRRQRTSEGFGADVARLVEEIEAGEAFQVVLSQRFEMDTDASPLDVYRMLRASNPSPYMYLMHVPGENDETAFSIVGSSPEALVTVVDGLATTHPIAGTRWRGTSEEEDVLLEKDLLADEKENAEHLMLVDLGRNDLGRVCAPGTVRVSDYRHIERYSHVMHLVSTVTGRLAEGKRALDAVKACFPAGTLSGAPKVRAMELIDELEPTRRGIYGGIVGYLDFAGDADTAISIRTALIKDGTAYVQAGAGVVADSVAEYEDDEARNKAMAVLGAVAAAESLREVGGR; translated from the coding sequence ATGCACGGCGAGACGACCACCGACCCCAGCCCCACTCCCGACACCGAGAACTCGGACTCGACGACCTCGCGTGAGGTGTTCCGGCATCTCGCCGCCGAGCACCGCGTGGTGCCGGTGACGCGAAAGGTGCTCGCGGACTCCGAGACCCCGCTGTCGGCGTACCGCAAGCTCGGTGCCGACCGACCCGGAACCTTCCTGCTCGAGTCCGCACAGAACGGCAGTTCGTGGTCCAGGTGGTCGTTCATCGGTGCAGGCTCTCCGGCGTCGCTCACCGTCATCGACGGTGAGGCCGCATGGCGCGGCAACGTTCCTGCAGGCGTGCCGAGCGGCGGAGATCCTCTCGAAGTGCTGGCGCGGACTCTGGAGCTGTTGCACTCGGAGCGGCTGCCAGGTCTGCCTCCGTTGACCGGCGGCATGGTCGGGTACCTCGGATACGACTCGGTGCGGCGCATCGAGAAGCTGCCCGAGCATGCGCAGGACGATCTCGGTGTTCCGGAGTTGGTCATGCTGCTCGCGACCGATCTCGCGGCCGTCGACCATCACGAGGGCGCGATCACCTTGATCGCGAACGCGGTCAACTGGAACGGCACCGACGAGCATGTGGACGAGGCGTACGACGACGCGGTGCGCCGATTGGACCGTATGTGCGCAGACCTGTCGAAGCCCGCCGCCTCCACCGTCTCCACCGTGTCCAGGCCCAAGCCGCAGTTCCGCAGGCAGCGCACGTCCGAGGGCTTCGGTGCCGACGTCGCTCGCCTGGTGGAGGAGATCGAAGCAGGTGAGGCGTTCCAGGTGGTTCTCTCCCAACGTTTCGAGATGGACACCGATGCGTCACCGCTGGACGTCTACCGGATGCTGCGGGCCTCGAATCCGAGCCCGTACATGTACCTGATGCACGTACCGGGGGAGAACGACGAGACGGCCTTCTCCATCGTCGGATCGAGCCCCGAGGCATTGGTGACGGTGGTCGACGGTCTCGCCACCACGCATCCGATCGCGGGCACGCGGTGGCGAGGCACCTCCGAGGAAGAGGACGTGCTGCTCGAGAAGGATCTGCTGGCCGACGAGAAGGAGAACGCCGAGCACCTGATGCTCGTCGATCTTGGCCGCAACGATCTCGGGCGAGTCTGCGCTCCCGGCACCGTGCGAGTGAGCGACTACCGCCACATCGAGCGATACAGCCACGTCATGCACCTGGTGTCGACGGTCACCGGACGGTTGGCCGAGGGCAAGCGTGCCCTCGACGCGGTCAAGGCCTGCTTCCCGGCAGGCACCCTGTCCGGGGCACCGAAGGTGCGCGCGATGGAACTGATCGACGAACTGGAACCGACCCGACGCGGCATCTACGGCGGCATCGTCGGCTACCTCGATTTCGCGGGAGACGCCGACACGGCGATCTCGATTCGCACCGCACTGATCAAGGACGGCACCGCCTACGTTCAGGCCGGGGCAGGCGTCGTGGCCGACTCGGTTGCGGAGTACGAGGACGACGAGGCGCGGAACAAGGCGATGGCGGTGCTGGGAGCCGTCGCCGCTGCGGAGTCGCTCCGTGAGGTCGGCGGCCGATGA
- the priA gene encoding bifunctional 1-(5-phosphoribosyl)-5-((5-phosphoribosylamino)methylideneamino)imidazole-4-carboxamide isomerase/phosphoribosylanthranilate isomerase PriA, protein MSLVLLPAVDVAGGEAVRLVQGEAGSETKYGSPRDAALAWQNDGAEWVHLVDLDAAFGRGSNRELLASVVGELDVQVELSGGIRDDESLRAALATGCARVNLGTAALEDPQWCSRAIGEFGDRVAVGLDVLIVDGAPRLRGRGWVSDGGDLWEVLERLERDGCSRYVVTDVTKDGTLTGPNLELLADVCAKTDKPVIASGGVSTIADLEAIAGLVDRGVEGSIVGKALYAGRFTLPDALAAVSR, encoded by the coding sequence GTGAGCCTGGTCTTATTGCCTGCTGTCGATGTCGCAGGCGGCGAAGCTGTCCGTCTCGTTCAAGGAGAAGCCGGAAGCGAAACGAAGTACGGGTCGCCCCGTGACGCGGCCCTCGCGTGGCAGAACGACGGTGCCGAGTGGGTCCATCTGGTGGATCTCGACGCTGCGTTCGGGCGCGGATCCAACCGCGAGCTGCTGGCGTCGGTCGTCGGCGAGCTCGACGTCCAGGTGGAGCTGTCCGGCGGAATTCGGGACGACGAGTCGCTGCGCGCGGCGCTGGCGACCGGTTGTGCGCGAGTCAATCTCGGCACCGCAGCGCTCGAGGATCCGCAGTGGTGCTCCCGCGCGATCGGCGAGTTCGGTGATCGCGTCGCCGTCGGTCTGGACGTGCTGATCGTCGACGGCGCACCGCGGTTGCGCGGCCGCGGCTGGGTGAGCGACGGCGGCGATCTGTGGGAGGTTCTGGAGCGGCTCGAGCGCGACGGGTGCTCGCGCTACGTCGTCACCGACGTCACCAAGGACGGCACGTTGACCGGGCCCAACCTCGAACTGCTCGCCGACGTGTGCGCCAAGACCGACAAGCCGGTCATCGCATCGGGCGGCGTGTCCACGATTGCCGACCTGGAAGCGATCGCCGGACTGGTCGACCGCGGTGTCGAAGGTTCCATCGTCGGAAAGGCTCTGTACGCCGGACGTTTCACGCTTCCGGACGCTCTCGCTGCGGTGTCTCGGTAA
- a CDS encoding MarR family winged helix-turn-helix transcriptional regulator → MNTSATPQHTVDPRWLTESQQEAWRSLVALVTRLPAALDAQLQRDSQLTHFDYFVLATVSENPQRRIQLRDLAEYANASLSRLSHVVTKLEKAGWVRRESIPGSRGSYAVLTDAGMAKVVESAPGHVGTVQSLVFEGLSDAEVEQLATLSSTLLTQLDKGIAAGTGHA, encoded by the coding sequence ATGAACACGTCGGCGACACCGCAACACACGGTGGATCCCCGTTGGCTCACCGAGAGTCAACAGGAGGCCTGGCGGTCGCTCGTCGCCCTGGTCACTCGACTTCCAGCAGCGTTGGATGCTCAGCTGCAGCGCGATTCGCAGCTGACCCACTTCGACTACTTCGTCCTCGCGACGGTCAGCGAGAATCCGCAGCGACGGATCCAGCTCCGCGACCTCGCCGAGTACGCGAACGCGTCGCTCTCGCGCCTCTCGCACGTGGTGACCAAGCTCGAGAAGGCCGGTTGGGTGCGGCGCGAGTCGATCCCGGGTAGCCGCGGGTCCTATGCGGTGCTGACCGACGCAGGCATGGCGAAGGTCGTGGAATCGGCACCGGGGCACGTCGGCACGGTGCAGTCACTGGTGTTCGAGGGGCTCTCGGACGCGGAGGTCGAGCAGCTCGCGACCCTGAGCTCGACTCTGCTGACGCAGTTGGACAAGGGAATCGCGGCCGGAACCGGTCACGCCTGA
- the trpC gene encoding indole-3-glycerol phosphate synthase TrpC, which translates to MTVLDSILDGVRADVAARESVVDFAAVKAAAKAAPAPLDAAAALREDGIGVIAEVKRASPSKGALADIGDPAVLARAYEQGGARIISVLTEERRFHGSLADLDAVRAAVSIPVLRKDFIVGPYQIHEARAHGADVILLIVAALEQDALASLLDRTESLGMTALVEVHTEAEADRALEAGASVIGINARNLKTLEIDRDSFGRIAPGLPSEVIRIAESGVRGTADLLAYAGAGADAVLVGEGLVTAGDPRTAVSDLVTAGTHPSCPKPAR; encoded by the coding sequence ATGACTGTTCTCGACTCGATTCTCGACGGTGTGCGAGCCGACGTGGCCGCGCGTGAATCGGTGGTCGATTTCGCCGCCGTGAAAGCAGCAGCGAAGGCAGCACCGGCCCCCCTCGACGCGGCAGCTGCCCTCCGTGAAGACGGCATCGGCGTCATCGCCGAGGTGAAACGAGCGAGCCCGTCCAAGGGTGCGTTGGCCGACATCGGTGATCCGGCCGTTCTGGCCCGCGCGTACGAGCAGGGCGGCGCGCGCATCATCAGCGTTCTCACCGAGGAACGTCGCTTCCACGGGTCTCTGGCAGACCTCGATGCCGTGCGTGCCGCGGTGTCGATTCCCGTGCTGCGCAAGGACTTCATCGTCGGCCCCTATCAGATCCACGAGGCTCGGGCCCACGGTGCCGACGTCATCCTGCTGATCGTCGCGGCGCTTGAGCAGGATGCGTTGGCGTCCTTGCTCGACCGCACCGAGTCGCTGGGCATGACGGCGCTGGTCGAGGTGCACACCGAGGCCGAGGCGGACCGCGCCCTCGAGGCCGGTGCCAGCGTGATCGGCATCAACGCCCGCAATCTGAAGACGCTCGAGATCGATCGTGACAGCTTCGGCCGTATCGCTCCCGGGTTGCCCAGCGAGGTCATTCGTATCGCGGAGTCCGGAGTGCGTGGCACTGCGGATCTGCTCGCCTACGCCGGTGCAGGTGCCGACGCGGTACTGGTCGGCGAGGGCTTGGTCACCGCAGGAGATCCGCGTACGGCCGTCTCGGACCTGGTGACGGCGGGCACGCATCCGTCGTGCCCCAAGCCCGCACGCTGA
- a CDS encoding TIGR02234 family membrane protein has protein sequence MTERSNRRGSAALPVALLVVAAVCLWGASRMTWVRVTSFDGLGESRTDDLLGSTWAAATTPLALVLVAAIAASFAVRGWASRVLALLIAVVAVAAAIPAVRLLTAGASDSESAALAELPARAQVSMTDVSVLPAIVTLVGALCAFAAAVVSIRKTFATQVLSSKYDAPAVRRDEVARRARSSASGAGVQDEGEDLTERMMWDALDAGEDPTDESGTRSSSD, from the coding sequence ATGACCGAGCGATCCAATCGCCGCGGGTCGGCCGCTCTGCCCGTCGCCCTTCTGGTCGTTGCTGCCGTGTGCCTGTGGGGCGCGTCGAGGATGACGTGGGTTCGGGTGACGTCGTTCGACGGGCTGGGGGAGAGCCGAACCGACGACCTGCTCGGCAGCACCTGGGCCGCTGCCACGACCCCGCTGGCACTGGTGTTGGTGGCGGCGATCGCCGCGTCGTTCGCCGTGCGGGGGTGGGCATCGCGGGTGCTCGCCCTGCTGATCGCCGTGGTGGCCGTGGCGGCCGCGATTCCGGCAGTTCGATTGCTCACTGCCGGGGCGTCCGATTCGGAGTCCGCGGCACTGGCTGAGCTTCCGGCCCGCGCCCAGGTGTCGATGACGGACGTGTCGGTTCTGCCCGCGATCGTCACCCTCGTCGGTGCACTCTGCGCCTTCGCTGCGGCTGTGGTGTCGATTCGGAAAACGTTTGCCACGCAGGTACTCTCGTCCAAGTACGACGCCCCGGCGGTGCGTCGTGACGAGGTCGCTCGTCGTGCGCGCAGCAGTGCCTCCGGTGCCGGTGTGCAGGACGAGGGCGAGGACCTCACCGAACGCATGATGTGGGACGCGCTCGACGCCGGCGAAGACCCTACCGACGAGTCCGGTACCCGGAGTTCGTCGGATTGA
- a CDS encoding peroxiredoxin, whose translation MKPGELVPDFSLPDQTGETRTLTELLADGPVVLFFYPAAFTPGCTAEACHFRDLASEFAEVGATRVGISADAVAKQAEFAAAKSFDYPLLSDEDGTVATAFGVKRGLLAKLSPVKRATFVIGTDRKVLETFSSEVRFEAHADKALEYLRAHRT comes from the coding sequence ATGAAACCAGGCGAGCTCGTTCCCGATTTTTCCCTGCCGGACCAGACCGGAGAGACCCGAACGCTGACCGAATTGCTGGCGGACGGTCCGGTGGTGCTGTTCTTCTACCCCGCTGCCTTCACCCCCGGCTGCACCGCCGAGGCGTGCCATTTCCGGGACCTGGCGTCCGAGTTCGCCGAGGTCGGTGCCACCCGGGTCGGCATCAGCGCCGATGCGGTCGCGAAGCAGGCAGAGTTCGCCGCCGCCAAGTCCTTCGACTACCCGCTGCTGTCCGACGAGGACGGCACCGTCGCCACCGCGTTCGGCGTCAAGCGTGGTCTGCTGGCCAAGCTCTCCCCGGTCAAGCGTGCGACGTTCGTCATCGGCACCGACAGGAAGGTCCTCGAGACCTTCTCGAGCGAGGTCCGGTTCGAGGCCCACGCGGACAAGGCTCTCGAGTACCTGCGGGCACATCGCACCTAG
- the trpA gene encoding tryptophan synthase subunit alpha yields MSNNDSRLSGTFAQCRAEGRAALVGYLPAGFPTVPRSVEVFKTMVDAGCDIVEVGIPYSDPVMDGPTIQAAADVALRAGARVKDVFAVTEQVAAAGGRAVVMTYWNLVLKYGIENFARDLANAGGLGIITPDLIPDEAQEWIEVSNRYELDRIFLVAPSSTEERLVSTVEASSGFVYAASTMGVTGARDAVSSMAPALSARIRQHSDIPIGVGLGVRSGAQAAEIARYADAVIVGSALVSAVDKGLDAVRDLTTELAEGVRSANVAS; encoded by the coding sequence ATGAGCAACAACGACTCCCGCCTCTCGGGGACCTTCGCGCAGTGCCGTGCCGAAGGGCGCGCAGCACTCGTCGGATACCTCCCGGCGGGATTTCCGACGGTGCCGCGATCGGTCGAGGTGTTCAAGACGATGGTTGACGCCGGATGCGACATCGTCGAGGTGGGCATCCCGTACTCCGATCCGGTGATGGACGGCCCCACGATCCAGGCCGCGGCCGATGTCGCGCTGCGAGCCGGGGCCCGAGTCAAGGACGTCTTCGCCGTCACCGAGCAGGTCGCTGCAGCGGGTGGCCGAGCGGTCGTCATGACCTACTGGAACCTGGTCCTCAAGTACGGCATCGAGAACTTCGCGCGCGACCTCGCGAATGCGGGTGGGCTCGGGATCATCACTCCGGACCTCATTCCCGACGAGGCGCAGGAATGGATCGAGGTCTCGAACCGGTACGAACTCGACCGAATCTTCCTCGTCGCCCCGTCGTCCACCGAGGAGCGGCTGGTCAGCACCGTCGAAGCCAGTAGCGGCTTCGTGTACGCGGCCTCGACGATGGGCGTCACCGGTGCCCGCGACGCGGTGTCCTCGATGGCCCCCGCACTCTCGGCACGCATCCGTCAACACTCCGACATTCCCATCGGCGTGGGTCTGGGAGTGCGCTCGGGTGCCCAGGCCGCCGAGATCGCCCGCTACGCCGACGCCGTGATCGTCGGTTCGGCATTGGTCAGTGCCGTCGACAAGGGACTCGACGCCGTGCGCGACCTGACGACGGAACTCGCCGAGGGTGTCCGTTCGGCTAACGTAGCGTCGTGA
- the hisF gene encoding imidazole glycerol phosphate synthase subunit HisF — protein MSVAVRVIPCLDVDAGRVVKGVNFENLRDAGDPVELAAAYDAQGADELTFLDVTASTSDRGTMLDVVSRTAEQVFIPLTVGGGVRTVADVDRLLRAGADKVSVNTAAIARPELLRELSERFGSQCIVLSVDARTVPDGQQDTPSGWEVTTHGGKRGTGIDAVEWAVRGAELGVGEILLNSMDADGTKAGFDLPMIAAVRSAVHVPVIASGGAGAVEHFSPAVHAGADAVLAASVFHFGDLTIGQVKDAMRAERIVVR, from the coding sequence ATGAGCGTCGCGGTCAGAGTGATCCCGTGCCTCGACGTCGACGCCGGACGCGTCGTCAAGGGAGTGAACTTCGAGAACCTCCGCGACGCAGGCGATCCCGTCGAGCTCGCGGCCGCCTACGACGCGCAGGGGGCCGACGAGCTGACCTTCCTCGACGTCACCGCGTCGACGTCGGACCGAGGCACGATGCTCGACGTCGTGAGCCGCACCGCCGAGCAGGTGTTCATCCCGCTCACCGTCGGCGGGGGAGTGCGCACCGTCGCCGACGTGGATCGACTGCTGCGAGCCGGGGCGGACAAGGTCAGTGTCAACACCGCAGCGATCGCGCGACCGGAACTGCTGCGTGAACTGAGCGAACGATTCGGTTCGCAGTGCATCGTGCTCTCGGTCGATGCACGAACCGTTCCCGACGGTCAGCAGGACACCCCGTCGGGCTGGGAGGTCACCACCCACGGCGGCAAACGCGGCACCGGCATCGATGCCGTCGAATGGGCAGTACGGGGAGCGGAATTGGGCGTCGGTGAGATCCTGCTCAATTCGATGGACGCCGACGGAACCAAAGCCGGATTCGATCTGCCGATGATCGCCGCCGTCCGGAGCGCGGTGCACGTGCCGGTGATCGCCAGTGGCGGAGCAGGCGCCGTGGAACACTTTTCGCCGGCAGTGCACGCCGGCGCGGACGCGGTTCTCGCCGCGAGCGTGTTCCATTTCGGTGATCTCACCATCGGCCAGGTCAAGGATGCGATGCGTGCCGAACGCATCGTCGTCCGATAG
- a CDS encoding inositol monophosphatase family protein — protein MTLPEEPTRLLEIAGGLLDGIHDRFVAGVGAPSAVQKGPDDFATAVDLELERRLGAELHEATGIAVHGEEFGGPDLNSGLVWVLDPIDGTFNYSSGLPSAGTLLALLDDGEPILGLTWLPLVDQRFAAVAGGPLLLNGAALPALQPKALRESMIGFGAFNVASRGSLPGRFRFRILEELSMHSSRLRMHGATGVDLAYTASGVLGGAVVFGHRAWDNAAGALLVRAAGGIVTDLAGEPWTVDSASVLAAGPGVHEELLKVITELGDPVDYLEGPVR, from the coding sequence ATGACCCTTCCCGAGGAACCGACTCGTCTGCTCGAGATCGCCGGAGGTCTGCTCGACGGCATCCACGATCGGTTCGTCGCCGGCGTCGGCGCACCGAGTGCAGTGCAGAAGGGCCCCGACGACTTCGCCACCGCAGTGGATCTGGAGCTCGAGCGGCGGCTCGGTGCGGAATTGCACGAAGCCACCGGAATCGCTGTTCACGGTGAGGAGTTCGGGGGACCGGATCTGAACTCGGGACTCGTCTGGGTGCTGGACCCGATCGACGGCACCTTCAACTATTCGTCGGGATTGCCGTCGGCCGGAACGTTGTTGGCGTTGCTCGACGATGGCGAGCCGATCCTCGGGCTCACGTGGCTGCCGTTGGTGGACCAGCGTTTCGCCGCTGTGGCAGGCGGCCCCCTGTTGCTCAACGGTGCCGCACTTCCGGCGCTGCAGCCGAAAGCATTACGCGAGTCCATGATCGGGTTCGGTGCGTTCAATGTGGCCAGCCGCGGTTCGCTGCCGGGTCGGTTCCGATTCCGCATCCTCGAAGAGCTGTCGATGCATTCCTCGCGACTGCGGATGCACGGTGCCACCGGAGTCGATCTCGCCTACACCGCCAGCGGAGTTCTCGGCGGCGCGGTGGTCTTCGGGCACCGGGCCTGGGACAACGCAGCCGGCGCACTGCTGGTACGCGCGGCAGGCGGAATCGTCACCGACCTCGCGGGCGAACCCTGGACGGTCGACTCGGCGTCGGTGCTCGCAGCCGGACCGGGAGTGCACGAAGAATTGCTGAAGGTGATCACCGAACTCGGTGATCCAGTCGACTACCTGGAAGGACCGGTGCGATGA